GGCACCAACGCCCGCTTTCGCGGCGGCAAGATGGGAATCTAGGAGAGTGCAGCATGGGCAAGAGCATCTATCTGAGCAACAAGCTGTTGAACCACGTTCTGCGCGGCACTGCCTACGCAGCCCCGGCAGGCGTGTTCATGGCCCTGTTTCTGGACATGACGGACGTGGAGCAGGCCGGAGACCTGTCCCATGAAGTGGACGGAGGCGGATACGAGCGGCGGAAGGCCACGCTTCCGGCTCCGGTGAACGGCGTGATCACGACCGACACGGCAATCACGTTTCCCATTGCCACGACGGATTGGGGAACGGTCACGGGCTGGGCGATCATGGATGCGCCCACGGGTGGCAACGTGCTTTATGCCGGGGATTTCCCGCAGGCAAAGCCCTTCTATCAGGGCGACACGCCGCAGGTGCCCGCAGGCATGACCATCAGCGAAGAATAGGGAGAGGATATGGGCGCAGTCGGCACTTTTCTCGCCGGAACAATTCCCTTTGCCGGGGAACATGTTGTCGGAGCGTTTCCGGGCCGGGCTGATGGTTCGGCCCGGGGGGCGTCCCGGCTGAATGGTCTGCGCAGGCTGCCCCTTGGTGTGGACGGTCATGGCGAGAGCGTGGCCGGAGTGTGCGGCGTGCGTTGGCTGGTGGCGGCTGGCAGCGGCGTGGCAACGAGTTCGGCTGTCGTGACCTGTCTCAAGGAACTGAAGGCAGGCGTTTCGGGAAAAAGCCGCTCGGAATCCCTGCTTGCGGCTGTCCGGGGTCTGCCCGTGCTTGCTGCTGGAAAGGGCCGCGGCATGGGGCCGATCATTGTGTTTCGGGTTCTGCCCGTGAACGGCCGTGGGCAGGCAAGCCCTTTGGCTGTGCTGCATGGCGTGCGGATTCTGGTCTGCGCTGCCGTGTCCGGGGAGACGGACGAGTCTGCCTTGCTGGACGGAATCCGGGGGCTGGAAGTCGAGACCAGGGGCGTAGGAAGGCTGTGCGCGGAACGGCTGGTCCGGCTGGTCTGGGGGCGCGCCGTGGCTGTGGCGTTTCAGGAAG
Above is a window of Pseudodesulfovibrio tunisiensis DNA encoding:
- a CDS encoding phage tail fiber protein, giving the protein MGKSIYLSNKLLNHVLRGTAYAAPAGVFMALFLDMTDVEQAGDLSHEVDGGGYERRKATLPAPVNGVITTDTAITFPIATTDWGTVTGWAIMDAPTGGNVLYAGDFPQAKPFYQGDTPQVPAGMTISEE